In Synechococcus sp. HK05, a genomic segment contains:
- the rpsT gene encoding 30S ribosomal protein S20, whose protein sequence is MANNKSSKKRVLIAERNRLHNRTYKSAVRTLMKRCFSACDAYSKEPGDAAKQAVQTTMSAAFSKIDKAVKVGVLHRNNGAHQKSRLSAAVKKAVEPAAQA, encoded by the coding sequence GTGGCCAATAACAAGTCGTCGAAGAAGCGCGTTCTGATCGCTGAGCGCAATCGCCTGCACAACCGCACCTACAAGTCTGCGGTGCGCACCCTGATGAAGCGCTGCTTCTCCGCCTGTGATGCCTACAGCAAGGAGCCCGGCGATGCGGCTAAGCAGGCCGTGCAAACCACGATGAGCGCTGCGTTCAGCAAGATCGATAAGGCCGTGAAAGTGGGCGTGCTGCACCGCAACAACGGCGCCCATCAGAAGTCTCGCCTCAGCGCTGCGGTGAAGAAGGCGGTTGAGCCCGCGGCTCAGGCCTGA
- a CDS encoding TatD family hydrolase, translating into MAAAVALESLEAPLIDSHCHIVFRNFDDDLEEVAQRWRDAGVGRLLHACVEPSEIPAIRALADRFPELRYAVGVHPLDPEHWEVDTPAVLKAAALDDPRVVAIGELGLDLFRDKNLEHQLAMLRPQLDLAVELDLPVIIHCRDAAEPMLAELRERAGRGACPRGVMHCWSGTPHEMKGFLELGLFISFSGNVTFPKATDTHACAQQVPADRYLVETDCPFLAPVPRRGKRNEPAFVAAVAQRVADLRGESLQAVARQSTSNACALFGAGLHNV; encoded by the coding sequence ATGGCTGCGGCTGTCGCCCTTGAGAGCCTTGAAGCTCCCCTGATCGATAGCCACTGCCACATCGTCTTCCGAAATTTCGATGACGACCTGGAGGAGGTGGCCCAGCGCTGGCGTGATGCCGGCGTGGGTCGCCTCCTTCACGCTTGTGTGGAACCCTCCGAGATTCCGGCGATTCGCGCTCTGGCCGATCGCTTCCCGGAGCTTCGCTACGCGGTGGGTGTGCACCCCCTCGACCCTGAACATTGGGAGGTTGACACGCCGGCTGTCTTGAAGGCGGCTGCACTCGATGACCCCCGGGTGGTGGCGATCGGTGAGCTGGGTTTGGATCTGTTTCGCGACAAGAACCTGGAGCACCAGCTGGCGATGCTTCGGCCCCAGCTGGATCTGGCGGTGGAGCTGGATCTGCCCGTGATCATTCACTGCCGCGATGCGGCTGAGCCGATGCTCGCGGAGTTGCGGGAGCGCGCCGGCCGTGGTGCCTGCCCCCGGGGCGTGATGCATTGCTGGAGTGGCACACCCCACGAGATGAAAGGCTTCCTGGAGCTGGGGCTCTTCATCAGCTTCAGCGGCAACGTCACCTTCCCGAAAGCCACCGACACGCACGCCTGCGCCCAGCAAGTGCCAGCGGATCGCTACCTGGTAGAGACCGATTGCCCATTTCTGGCCCCGGTGCCCCGGCGCGGCAAGCGCAATGAGCCGGCCTTCGTGGCGGCCGTGGCCCAGCGGGTGGCCGACCTGCGCGGTGAATCGCTGCAGGCGGTGGCGCGCCAGAGCACCAGCAATGCCTGTGCTCTGTTTGGGGCCGGACTTCACAATGTATGA
- the rpoB gene encoding DNA-directed RNA polymerase subunit beta has protein sequence MSSAIQVAKTATYLPDLVEVQRASFKWFLEKGLIEELESFSPITDYTGKLELHFIGSEYRLKRPRHDVEEAKRRDATFASQMYVTCRLVNKETGEIKEQEVFIGELPLMTERGTFIINGAERVIVNQIVRSPGVYFKDEQDKNGRKTFNASLIPNRGAWLKFETDKNDLLHVRVDKTRKINAHVLMRAIGLSDNDVLDKLRHPEYYQKSIEAANDEGIASEDQALLELYKKLRPGEPPSVSGGQTLLHSRFFDPKRYDLGRVGRYKINKKLRLTIPDATRTLTPEDVLSTIDYLINLELDVGGATLDDIDHLGNRRVRSVGELLQNQVRVGLNRLERIIKERMTVGETESLTPAQLVNPKPLVAAIKEFFGSSQLSQFMDQTNPLAELTHKRRISALGPGGLTRERAGFAVRDIHPSHYGRICPIETPEGPNAGLIGSLATHARVNEYGFIETPFWKVENGIVLKQGDPLYLSADLEDECRVAPGDVATDADGRIKADLVPVRYRQDFETVPPEQVDYVQLSPVQVISVATSLIPFLEHDDANRALMGSNMQRQAVPLLRPERPLVGTGLETQVARDSGMVPITTVNGTVAYVDATAIVIRDEEGNDHTHYLQKYQRSNQDTCLNHRPIVKLGDPVIAGQVLANGSACEGGEIALGQNVLIAYMPWEGYNYEDAILVSERLVRDDLYTSVHIEKYEIEARQTKLGPEEITREIPNVAEESLGNLDEMGIIRVGAYVESGDILVGKVTPKGESDQPPEEKLLRAIFGEKARDVRDNSLRVPSTERGRVVDVRIYTREQGDELPPGANMVVRVYVAQRRKIQVGDKMAGRHGNKGIISRILPLEDMPYLPDGSPIDIVLNPLGVPSRMNVGQVFECLMGWAASHLDCRVKVVPFDEMHGPETSKNTVQAYLEAAKSQPGKDWVYDPENPGKIQLIDGRTGEPFDQPVTVGYAHILKLVHLVDDKIHARSTGPYSLVTQQPLGGKAQQGGQRLGEMEVWALEAYGAAYTLQELLTVKSDDMQGRNEALNAIVKGKPIPRPGTPESFKVLMRELQSLGLDIAVYTDAGEEVDLMQDINPRRSTPNRPTYESLGVADYDDD, from the coding sequence ATGAGCAGCGCGATCCAGGTCGCCAAGACCGCCACTTACCTCCCCGATCTGGTGGAGGTACAGCGCGCGAGCTTCAAATGGTTTCTGGAGAAGGGCCTGATCGAGGAGCTGGAGAGCTTCTCTCCGATCACCGATTACACCGGCAAGCTGGAGCTGCACTTCATCGGTAGCGAGTACCGCCTGAAGCGCCCCCGCCACGATGTGGAAGAGGCCAAGCGTCGTGATGCGACCTTCGCCTCGCAGATGTATGTGACTTGCCGCCTGGTCAACAAGGAGACCGGCGAGATCAAGGAGCAGGAAGTGTTCATCGGGGAACTGCCCCTGATGACCGAGCGCGGCACGTTCATCATCAACGGCGCCGAGCGCGTGATCGTGAACCAGATCGTGCGTTCACCCGGCGTCTATTTCAAAGACGAGCAGGACAAGAACGGCCGCAAGACCTTCAACGCCAGCCTGATCCCCAACCGTGGTGCCTGGCTGAAGTTCGAAACCGACAAAAACGACCTGCTGCACGTTCGCGTCGACAAGACCCGCAAGATCAATGCCCACGTGTTGATGCGGGCGATCGGTCTGTCGGATAACGACGTGCTCGACAAGCTCCGCCACCCGGAGTACTACCAGAAGTCGATCGAGGCCGCTAACGACGAAGGCATCGCGTCTGAAGATCAGGCGCTGCTCGAGCTCTACAAAAAGCTGCGTCCGGGTGAACCGCCCTCGGTGAGCGGTGGCCAGACCCTGCTGCACAGCCGTTTCTTCGATCCCAAGCGCTACGACCTGGGCCGCGTGGGTCGCTACAAGATCAACAAGAAGCTGCGTCTCACCATCCCCGACGCCACCCGCACCCTCACGCCTGAGGACGTGCTGAGCACGATCGATTACCTGATCAACCTCGAGCTCGATGTGGGCGGCGCCACGCTGGACGACATCGATCACCTCGGCAACCGCCGCGTTCGCTCCGTGGGCGAACTGCTGCAAAACCAGGTGCGTGTGGGCCTGAACCGCCTTGAGCGGATCATCAAGGAACGCATGACCGTGGGTGAGACCGAGAGCCTCACGCCGGCCCAGCTGGTGAACCCCAAGCCCCTGGTGGCGGCGATCAAGGAGTTCTTCGGCTCCAGCCAGCTGAGCCAGTTCATGGATCAGACCAATCCTCTGGCGGAGCTCACCCACAAGCGCCGCATCAGCGCCCTGGGCCCAGGTGGTCTCACCCGTGAGCGCGCAGGCTTCGCCGTGCGCGACATCCACCCCTCCCACTACGGCCGGATCTGCCCGATCGAAACGCCGGAAGGTCCCAACGCTGGTCTGATCGGTTCGCTGGCGACCCACGCCCGCGTCAACGAGTACGGCTTCATCGAGACCCCCTTCTGGAAGGTGGAGAACGGCATCGTTCTCAAGCAGGGCGATCCCCTTTACCTCTCGGCTGACCTCGAGGACGAGTGCCGCGTCGCCCCCGGTGACGTGGCCACCGATGCCGATGGCCGCATCAAGGCCGATCTGGTGCCTGTGCGCTACCGCCAGGACTTCGAGACCGTGCCGCCCGAGCAGGTGGATTACGTGCAGCTCTCACCGGTGCAGGTGATCTCCGTGGCCACCTCGCTGATCCCCTTCCTCGAGCACGACGACGCCAACCGAGCCCTGATGGGTTCGAACATGCAGCGCCAGGCTGTGCCGCTGCTGCGCCCTGAGCGTCCGCTGGTGGGCACCGGCCTGGAAACCCAGGTCGCCCGCGACTCGGGCATGGTGCCGATCACCACCGTGAACGGCACGGTGGCCTATGTGGATGCCACCGCCATCGTGATCCGCGATGAAGAGGGCAACGACCACACTCATTACCTGCAGAAGTACCAGCGCTCCAACCAGGACACCTGCCTGAATCACCGCCCGATCGTGAAGCTCGGCGACCCGGTGATCGCCGGTCAGGTGCTGGCCAACGGCTCGGCCTGTGAAGGCGGCGAGATCGCCCTCGGCCAGAACGTGCTGATCGCCTACATGCCCTGGGAGGGCTACAACTACGAGGACGCGATCCTGGTGTCCGAGCGCCTGGTGCGCGACGACCTCTACACCTCGGTGCACATCGAGAAGTACGAGATCGAAGCCCGTCAGACCAAGCTCGGCCCTGAGGAGATCACCCGCGAGATCCCGAACGTTGCCGAGGAGAGCCTGGGCAACCTCGATGAGATGGGCATCATCCGCGTGGGTGCCTACGTGGAGAGCGGCGACATCCTGGTGGGCAAGGTGACCCCCAAGGGTGAATCCGATCAGCCCCCCGAAGAGAAGCTGCTGCGCGCGATCTTCGGTGAGAAGGCCCGCGATGTGCGCGACAACTCCCTGCGGGTGCCCAGCACCGAGCGCGGCCGTGTCGTGGACGTGCGCATCTACACCCGTGAACAGGGTGATGAGCTGCCGCCCGGCGCAAACATGGTGGTGCGGGTCTATGTGGCGCAGCGCCGCAAGATCCAGGTGGGCGACAAGATGGCCGGCCGCCACGGCAACAAAGGCATCATCAGCCGCATTCTTCCTCTGGAAGACATGCCCTACCTGCCCGACGGCAGCCCGATCGACATCGTGCTCAACCCCCTGGGTGTGCCGAGCCGGATGAACGTGGGTCAGGTGTTCGAGTGCCTGATGGGCTGGGCTGCCTCCCACCTGGATTGCCGGGTGAAGGTGGTGCCGTTCGATGAGATGCACGGCCCCGAAACCTCGAAGAACACCGTGCAGGCGTATCTGGAGGCGGCCAAGTCGCAGCCCGGCAAAGACTGGGTCTACGACCCCGAGAACCCCGGCAAGATCCAGCTGATCGACGGCCGCACCGGCGAACCCTTCGACCAGCCGGTGACCGTGGGCTACGCCCATATCCTCAAGCTGGTGCACCTAGTGGATGACAAGATCCACGCCCGCTCCACCGGTCCTTACTCACTGGTGACCCAGCAGCCCCTCGGCGGTAAAGCCCAGCAGGGCGGCCAGCGTCTGGGTGAGATGGAGGTGTGGGCGCTCGAGGCCTACGGCGCCGCCTACACCCTGCAGGAACTGCTCACCGTCAAGTCCGACGACATGCAGGGCCGCAACGAAGCGCTCAACGCGATCGTGAAGGGCAAGCCCATCCCCCGTCCCGGCACCCCCGAGTCGTTCAAGGTGCTGATGCGCGAGCTGCAGTCGCTGGGTCTCGACATCGCGGTGTACACCGATGCCGGCGAGGAAGTGGACCTGATGCAGGACATCAACCCCCGCCGCAGCACCCCCAACCGGCCCACCTACGAATCCCTCGGCGTCGCGGATTACGACGACGACTGA
- a CDS encoding DNA-directed RNA polymerase subunit gamma has product MTNSNLRTENHFDYVKITLASPERVMQWGQRTLPNGQVVGEVTKPETINYRTLKPEMDGLFCEKIFGPSKDWECHCGKYKRVRHRGIVCERCGVEVTESRVRRHRMGFIKLAAPVSHVWYLKGIPSYVAILLDMPLRDVEQIVYFNCYVVLDAGDHKDLTYKQLLTEDEWLEIEDEIYAEDSEIENEPTVGIGAEALKQLLEDLDLPVVAEQLREEIAGSKGQKRAKLIKRLRVIDNFIATGARPEWMVLDVIPVIPPDLRPMVQLDGGRFATSDLNDLYRRVINRNNRLARLQEILAPEIIVRNEKRMLQEAVDALIDNGRRGRTVVGANNRPLKSLSDIIEGKQGRFRQNLLGKRVDYSGRSVIVVGPKLKMHQCGLPKEMAIELFQPFVIHRLIRQNIVNNIKAAKKLIQRADDEVMQVLQEVIEGHPILLNRAPTLHRLGIQAFEPKLVDGRAIQLHPLVCPAFNADFDGDQMAVHVPLAIEAQTEARMLMLASNNILSPATGDPIITPSQDMVLGAYYLTAEQPGAAKPEFGDRSRTFAGLRDVLVAFEEKHLTMHDWVWVRFNGEVDSEDEAKEPIKEETLSDGTRIEQWNYRRDRMDEDGALISRYVLTTVGRVVMNSTIIDAVAAA; this is encoded by the coding sequence ATGACCAACAGCAATCTCCGCACCGAGAACCACTTCGACTACGTCAAGATCACCCTCGCTTCTCCGGAGCGGGTGATGCAGTGGGGGCAGCGCACGCTGCCCAATGGTCAGGTGGTGGGCGAGGTGACCAAGCCCGAAACCATCAACTACCGCACGCTCAAGCCGGAAATGGACGGCTTGTTCTGCGAAAAGATCTTTGGACCCTCCAAAGACTGGGAGTGCCACTGCGGGAAGTACAAGCGGGTGCGGCACCGCGGCATCGTCTGCGAGCGCTGCGGTGTGGAGGTGACCGAGAGCCGGGTGCGCCGGCACCGCATGGGCTTCATCAAGCTGGCGGCCCCCGTGTCGCACGTGTGGTACCTGAAGGGCATCCCCAGCTATGTGGCGATCCTGCTCGACATGCCCCTGCGGGATGTGGAGCAGATTGTTTACTTCAACTGCTATGTGGTGCTCGATGCGGGCGACCACAAGGACCTCACCTACAAGCAGCTGCTCACCGAAGATGAGTGGCTGGAGATTGAAGACGAGATCTACGCCGAAGATTCGGAGATCGAGAACGAGCCCACCGTCGGCATCGGCGCTGAGGCGCTGAAGCAACTGCTGGAAGACCTTGATCTGCCCGTGGTGGCTGAACAGCTGCGCGAGGAGATTGCCGGCTCCAAGGGCCAGAAGCGCGCCAAGTTGATCAAGCGCCTGCGCGTGATCGACAACTTCATCGCCACCGGCGCCCGTCCTGAGTGGATGGTGCTGGATGTGATTCCGGTGATTCCGCCCGACCTGCGCCCGATGGTGCAGCTCGATGGCGGCCGCTTCGCCACCTCCGACCTCAACGACCTCTACCGCCGTGTGATCAACCGGAACAACCGGTTGGCGCGTCTGCAGGAGATCCTCGCCCCTGAAATCATCGTCCGCAACGAAAAGCGGATGCTGCAGGAGGCCGTCGATGCTCTGATCGACAACGGCCGCCGCGGCCGCACGGTGGTGGGTGCCAACAACCGCCCGCTCAAGTCACTGAGCGACATCATCGAGGGCAAGCAGGGTCGCTTCCGTCAGAACCTGCTCGGTAAGCGCGTCGACTACTCCGGTCGTTCCGTGATCGTGGTGGGTCCGAAGCTGAAGATGCATCAGTGCGGTCTGCCCAAGGAGATGGCGATCGAGCTGTTCCAGCCGTTCGTGATTCACCGCCTGATTCGCCAGAACATCGTTAACAACATCAAGGCCGCCAAGAAGCTGATTCAGCGCGCCGACGATGAGGTGATGCAGGTGCTGCAGGAGGTGATCGAAGGTCACCCGATCCTGCTCAACCGAGCTCCCACCCTGCACCGCCTCGGCATTCAGGCCTTCGAGCCCAAGCTCGTGGATGGTCGCGCCATCCAGCTGCACCCGCTGGTGTGCCCCGCCTTCAACGCCGACTTTGACGGTGACCAGATGGCCGTGCACGTGCCCCTGGCCATCGAGGCGCAGACCGAAGCGCGCATGTTGATGCTCGCCAGCAACAACATCCTCTCGCCCGCCACCGGCGATCCGATCATCACCCCGTCGCAGGACATGGTGCTCGGCGCCTACTACCTCACTGCTGAGCAGCCCGGCGCCGCCAAGCCTGAGTTCGGCGATCGCAGCCGCACGTTTGCCGGCCTGCGCGATGTCTTGGTCGCCTTCGAGGAGAAGCACCTCACCATGCACGACTGGGTGTGGGTGCGCTTCAACGGCGAGGTGGACAGCGAAGACGAAGCCAAGGAGCCGATCAAGGAAGAAACCCTGAGCGATGGCACCCGCATCGAGCAGTGGAACTACCGCCGCGATCGTATGGATGAAGACGGCGCTCTGATCAGCCGTTATGTGCTCACCACCGTCGGCCGCGTGGTGATGAACAGCACGATCATCGATGCGGTGGCCGCCGCCTGA
- a CDS encoding DNA-directed RNA polymerase subunit beta', giving the protein MTATPSKKTKKSSKKAAAEAPAPVLGASAPLSKAAPVFRNRTIDKKQLRNLMAWAYKNHGTASTASLADELKDLGFHYATQAAVSISVDDLRIPGEKARLLEEAEQQITDTEERYRLGEITEVERHTKVIDTWTETNERLVEEVKKNFNENDPLNSVWMMANSGARGNMSQVRQLVGMRGLMANPQGEIIDLPIRTNFREGLTVTEYVISSYGARKGLVDTALRTADSGYLTRRLVDVAQDVIVREDDCGTTRGIPINADDKGRYAAKLVGRLAAEPVLDGDGNVIVDRDGEIDAPTTARIEAAGVKTVVVRSPLTCEAARSVCRKCYGWALAHNELVDLGEAVGIVAAQSIGEPGTQLTMRTFHTGGVSTAETGVVRSLVAGTIEFDSKARVRPYRTPHGVEAQIAETDFTLTVKPSGSGKAQKLGITSGSILFVEAGAETPADVMLAQISSGAAVKKSVEKATKDVICDLAGQVRFEDVIQPKEVTDRQGNITLKAQRLGRMWVYSGDVYNLPPNAQPVVSGNKPVTTGEVLAESRLVSEYGGAVRLRESAGDSREVQIVTTSLTLKDCKLVGESTHSGELWHLEGKDSIRYRLNTHPGTKISNGEVIAELADDRFRTQTGGIVKFAPGLAIKKARSAKNGYEVSKGGTLLWIPQETHEINKDISLLMIEDGQWIEAGTEVVKDIFSQTAGIVTVTQKNDILREIIVRSGTLHHVSDAKAISRYSDGKMVNPGEEIAKGLKAEAMVFVEAVDTSEGGALLLRPVEEYRIPDEAHLPELGSVTQKNGPSLGLKATQRLAFKDGELIKSVEGVELLKTQLILETHDTTPQMTVDVESVPDKRAKTIDRLQLVILESLLVRRDTLSDASHGSTHTELSVNDGDSVKAGDVVATTQILCKEDGVLALPDTVDGEPVRRLIVERASDTRSIDLGSAKPEVQEGQRLVDGDLLAKGVEAPCCGQVESVSGSTVTIRLGRPYMVSPDSVLHVRDGELVQRGDSLALLVFERQKTGDIVQGLPRIEELLEARRPRESAVLCRKAGTVEIKQGDDDDSIAVTVIEGDDAITEYPILLGRNVMVSDSQQVSAGELLTDGPINPHELLECFFEDLRSRKPTLEAAMEAISKLQFRLVQEVQNVYKSQGVTIDDKHIEVIVRQMTSKVRIEDAGDTTLLPGELIELRQVEQVNSAMAITGGAPAEFTPVLLGITKASLNTDSFISAASFQETTRVLTEAAIEGKSDWLRGLKENVIIGRLIPAGTGFSGFEEELRAEAGPHPDILDEDAMNYRRMQNLRPDYTVEMPAAPAPGSAGALLDDPSDEDLEATRSRHGIEASASTTAAFTRPTVEEGLEEELIADPEAMQGLQDEGLLTDE; this is encoded by the coding sequence ATGACCGCCACCCCCTCCAAGAAGACCAAGAAGTCCAGCAAGAAGGCCGCAGCGGAAGCTCCGGCACCCGTGCTCGGTGCCTCTGCGCCGCTGAGCAAGGCCGCCCCGGTGTTCCGCAACCGCACCATCGACAAGAAGCAGCTGCGGAACCTGATGGCGTGGGCCTACAAGAACCACGGCACCGCCTCCACCGCCTCCCTGGCGGACGAACTGAAGGATCTCGGCTTCCACTACGCCACCCAGGCCGCTGTGTCGATCTCCGTCGACGACCTGCGCATCCCCGGTGAAAAGGCACGTCTGCTTGAAGAAGCCGAGCAGCAGATCACCGACACCGAAGAGCGCTATCGCCTCGGTGAAATCACCGAGGTGGAACGTCACACCAAGGTGATCGACACCTGGACCGAGACCAACGAGCGTCTGGTTGAAGAAGTCAAAAAGAACTTCAACGAGAACGATCCGCTCAACTCGGTGTGGATGATGGCCAACTCCGGCGCTCGGGGCAACATGTCCCAGGTGCGTCAGCTGGTGGGTATGCGCGGCCTGATGGCCAACCCCCAGGGCGAAATCATCGACCTTCCGATTCGCACCAACTTCCGTGAAGGTTTGACGGTCACCGAATACGTGATCTCCTCCTACGGCGCCCGCAAGGGTCTGGTGGATACCGCGCTTCGTACGGCCGACTCGGGTTACCTCACCCGCCGTCTGGTGGACGTCGCCCAAGACGTGATTGTGCGTGAGGACGACTGCGGCACCACCCGCGGTATTCCCATCAATGCCGACGATAAGGGCCGCTACGCCGCCAAGCTCGTGGGCCGTCTCGCGGCTGAGCCGGTGCTTGATGGCGACGGCAACGTGATCGTGGATCGCGATGGCGAGATCGACGCTCCCACCACCGCCCGCATCGAAGCGGCCGGCGTGAAGACCGTGGTGGTGCGCTCGCCCCTCACCTGCGAGGCCGCCCGTTCGGTGTGCCGCAAGTGCTACGGCTGGGCCCTGGCCCATAACGAACTGGTCGACCTCGGCGAGGCCGTTGGCATCGTGGCCGCCCAGTCGATCGGTGAACCGGGCACCCAGCTCACCATGCGGACGTTCCACACCGGTGGTGTGTCCACCGCTGAGACGGGCGTGGTGCGCTCCCTCGTGGCGGGCACGATCGAATTCGACAGCAAGGCCCGGGTGCGTCCCTACCGCACGCCCCACGGTGTGGAGGCCCAGATCGCTGAGACCGACTTCACCCTCACCGTGAAGCCCAGCGGCAGCGGCAAGGCCCAGAAGCTCGGCATCACCTCCGGCTCAATCCTGTTTGTGGAGGCCGGCGCGGAAACCCCCGCTGACGTGATGCTCGCCCAGATCTCTTCCGGCGCTGCCGTGAAGAAGAGCGTGGAGAAGGCCACCAAAGACGTGATCTGCGACCTGGCTGGCCAGGTGCGCTTCGAGGATGTGATTCAGCCCAAGGAGGTCACGGACCGCCAGGGCAACATCACTCTCAAGGCCCAGCGTCTGGGCCGGATGTGGGTGTACAGCGGCGATGTGTACAACCTGCCGCCCAATGCCCAGCCTGTGGTGAGCGGCAACAAGCCTGTCACCACCGGTGAAGTGCTGGCCGAGAGCCGTTTGGTGAGTGAGTACGGCGGTGCGGTGCGCCTGCGCGAGAGCGCTGGTGATTCCCGCGAAGTGCAGATCGTCACCACCAGTCTCACCCTCAAGGACTGCAAGCTCGTGGGTGAATCCACCCACTCCGGTGAGCTCTGGCACCTCGAGGGCAAGGACAGCATTCGCTACCGCCTCAACACCCACCCCGGCACCAAGATCTCCAACGGTGAGGTGATTGCTGAACTCGCCGACGATCGTTTCCGCACCCAGACGGGCGGCATCGTGAAGTTCGCGCCTGGCCTGGCGATCAAGAAGGCCCGCAGTGCCAAGAACGGCTACGAGGTGAGCAAGGGCGGCACCCTGCTCTGGATCCCGCAGGAAACCCACGAGATCAACAAAGACATCTCCCTGTTGATGATCGAGGACGGCCAGTGGATCGAGGCCGGCACTGAGGTGGTGAAGGACATCTTCAGCCAAACCGCCGGCATCGTGACGGTGACGCAGAAGAACGACATTTTGCGCGAGATCATCGTGCGCTCCGGCACCCTGCACCATGTGTCCGACGCCAAGGCGATTAGCCGCTACAGCGACGGCAAGATGGTCAATCCCGGTGAAGAGATCGCCAAGGGTCTCAAGGCCGAGGCCATGGTGTTCGTTGAAGCGGTGGATACTTCCGAGGGCGGTGCGCTGCTGCTGCGCCCCGTGGAGGAATACCGCATTCCCGATGAGGCCCACCTGCCCGAGCTCGGCAGTGTGACCCAGAAGAACGGCCCCAGCCTCGGCCTCAAGGCCACCCAGCGCCTCGCCTTTAAAGACGGCGAGCTGATCAAGAGCGTGGAGGGTGTTGAGCTGCTCAAGACCCAGCTGATCCTCGAAACCCACGACACCACCCCCCAGATGACGGTGGATGTGGAGTCGGTGCCCGACAAGCGTGCCAAGACGATTGACCGTCTGCAGCTGGTGATCCTCGAGAGCCTGCTGGTGCGCCGCGACACCCTTTCCGACGCGAGCCACGGTTCCACCCACACCGAGCTCTCCGTGAATGACGGCGACAGCGTGAAGGCGGGCGATGTGGTGGCCACCACCCAGATCCTGTGCAAGGAAGACGGCGTGCTGGCTCTGCCCGACACCGTTGACGGTGAGCCTGTTCGCCGCTTGATCGTGGAGCGCGCCAGCGACACCCGCAGCATCGACCTCGGCTCAGCCAAGCCTGAGGTGCAAGAGGGTCAGCGCTTGGTGGATGGGGATTTGCTGGCCAAGGGTGTGGAAGCCCCCTGCTGCGGCCAGGTGGAGTCGGTCTCCGGCAGCACCGTCACCATCCGTTTGGGCCGCCCTTACATGGTGTCGCCCGACTCCGTGCTTCACGTGCGCGACGGCGAACTGGTGCAGCGCGGTGACTCCCTGGCCCTGCTGGTGTTTGAGCGCCAGAAGACCGGCGACATCGTGCAGGGTCTGCCCCGTATTGAGGAACTCCTGGAAGCCCGTCGTCCGCGGGAATCGGCCGTGCTCTGCCGCAAGGCCGGCACCGTGGAGATCAAGCAGGGCGACGATGACGATTCCATCGCCGTCACCGTGATCGAGGGCGACGACGCCATCACCGAGTACCCGATCCTGCTCGGCCGCAACGTGATGGTGAGCGACAGCCAGCAGGTGAGCGCCGGTGAGCTGCTCACCGATGGTCCGATCAACCCCCACGAGCTGCTGGAGTGCTTCTTCGAAGACCTGCGCAGCCGCAAGCCCACCCTGGAAGCGGCCATGGAGGCCATCTCCAAGCTGCAGTTCCGCCTGGTGCAGGAAGTGCAGAACGTCTACAAGTCGCAGGGCGTCACCATCGATGACAAGCACATCGAAGTGATCGTGCGTCAGATGACCAGCAAGGTGCGCATCGAGGACGCAGGGGACACCACCCTGCTGCCCGGTGAGCTGATCGAGCTGCGTCAGGTGGAGCAGGTGAACAGCGCCATGGCGATCACCGGCGGTGCCCCCGCCGAGTTCACCCCGGTGCTGCTGGGCATCACCAAGGCCTCGCTCAACACCGACAGCTTCATCTCCGCGGCTTCCTTCCAGGAGACCACCCGCGTGCTCACCGAAGCGGCCATCGAAGGCAAGAGCGACTGGCTGCGCGGTCTCAAGGAGAACGTGATCATTGGTCGCCTGATCCCGGCGGGTACTGGCTTCAGCGGCTTCGAAGAGGAGCTGCGCGCCGAGGCTGGACCTCACCCCGACATCCTCGATGAGGATGCGATGAACTACCGCCGCATGCAGAACCTGCGCCCGGATTACACCGTGGAGATGCCGGCTGCCCCTGCACCCGGTAGCGCTGGTGCCCTGCTCGACGATCCTTCCGACGAGGATCTCGAAGCCACCCGCAGCCGCCACGGCATCGAGGCCTCAGCCAGCACCACCGCTGCCTTCACCCGCCCCACGGTGGAAGAAGGCCTTGAGGAGGAGCTGATCGCTGATCCTGAGGCGATGCAGGGTCTCCAGGACGAGGGTCTGCTCACCGACGAGTGA
- a CDS encoding chlorophyll a/b-binding protein: MIQPTLVPQRRLPRYGFHTHTERLNGRMAMLGFIALLVVEAQLGHGLLIW; this comes from the coding sequence ATGATTCAGCCCACGCTCGTGCCCCAGCGGCGTCTGCCCCGCTACGGCTTCCACACCCATACCGAGCGGCTCAATGGCCGGATGGCGATGCTCGGCTTCATTGCCCTGTTGGTGGTGGAAGCCCAGCTGGGCCATGGCTTGTTGATCTGGTGA